In a genomic window of Meiothermus sp. CFH 77666:
- a CDS encoding UDP-glucose/GDP-mannose dehydrogenase family protein — MKAMKVAVIGTGYVGITTGVTLAYIGHQVTCVDVDQQKLALLRSGKAHIYEPGLEELMHLSRERLKFTDSYAEAVPDADVIFVAVGTPSAPDGSPDLRYVQAAAEGIGQHLNSKFAVIVNKSTVPIGSGNWVESLVQTAYEAKHGKKAKGNFAVASNPEFLREGSAIYDSLYPDRIVVGAEREEALETLYNLYRPLIEQSFPEPSFQPRPNAMKAVPLITADLASAELIKYAANAFLSVKISFINEIASLAERVGADVTQIARGIGLDSRIGPRFLQAGVGWGGSCFGKDTAALVSTAREYGLSMPIVQAAREVNYRQRERMVEKLQRELKILKGRTIGLLGLTFKPNTDDLRDSPALDIAQRLIKHGVKVRVHDPIALKLAQQQNPDLAVEYCESVMDLVEDADAVVLVTDWAVYRELDWEGMARLMKKPLVVDGRNFLDKQRLTRAGFQHIGVGTGSNPQLVTAEG; from the coding sequence ATGAAAGCCATGAAGGTCGCTGTCATCGGTACTGGATATGTGGGCATTACCACCGGGGTCACGCTGGCTTACATCGGTCATCAGGTCACCTGTGTGGATGTGGATCAGCAAAAGCTGGCCCTTTTGCGGTCAGGCAAGGCGCACATCTACGAGCCGGGCCTCGAGGAACTCATGCACCTTTCCCGCGAACGCCTGAAGTTCACCGACTCCTACGCCGAAGCCGTGCCGGACGCCGACGTGATCTTTGTCGCAGTGGGCACTCCCTCGGCCCCCGATGGCAGCCCCGACCTGCGCTATGTGCAGGCGGCTGCCGAGGGCATCGGCCAGCACCTGAATAGCAAGTTCGCAGTGATCGTGAACAAATCCACTGTGCCCATTGGCTCGGGCAACTGGGTGGAGTCGCTGGTACAAACCGCCTACGAGGCCAAGCACGGTAAGAAGGCCAAAGGCAACTTTGCGGTAGCTTCGAACCCCGAGTTCCTGCGCGAGGGCTCAGCCATCTACGACTCGCTCTACCCCGACCGTATTGTGGTGGGCGCCGAACGGGAGGAAGCCCTCGAGACCCTCTACAACCTGTACCGCCCCCTGATTGAGCAGAGCTTCCCCGAACCCTCCTTCCAGCCCCGCCCTAACGCCATGAAGGCGGTTCCGCTCATCACCGCCGACCTGGCCTCAGCCGAACTGATCAAATACGCTGCCAACGCCTTTTTATCGGTCAAGATCAGCTTCATCAACGAAATTGCCAGCCTGGCCGAGCGGGTAGGGGCCGATGTAACCCAGATTGCCCGGGGTATTGGACTGGACAGTCGTATTGGCCCGCGTTTTCTGCAGGCTGGGGTTGGTTGGGGCGGTAGCTGCTTTGGCAAGGACACCGCTGCGCTGGTATCGACTGCCAGAGAGTACGGCCTCTCAATGCCCATCGTGCAGGCAGCCCGCGAGGTGAATTACCGCCAGCGAGAGCGCATGGTAGAAAAACTTCAGCGTGAACTCAAAATCCTCAAGGGCCGCACTATTGGTCTGTTGGGCCTGACCTTCAAACCCAACACCGACGACCTGCGCGACTCCCCCGCCCTGGACATTGCCCAGCGACTCATCAAGCACGGGGTCAAGGTGCGCGTCCACGACCCCATCGCGCTCAAACTAGCCCAGCAACAAAACCCTGATCTGGCTGTGGAGTACTGCGAGAGCGTGATGGATCTGGTCGAGGACGCCGACGCAGTGGTGCTGGTCACCGACTGGGCAGTCTACCGCGAGCTCGACTGGGAGGGCATGGCCAGGCTGATGAAGAAGCCCCTGGTAGTGGACGGACGCAACTTCCTGGACAAACAGCGCCTGACCAGAGCCGGTTTCCAGCACATAGGGGTTGGCACAGGCAGCAATCCACAGCTGGTCACGGCGGAGGGTTAG
- a CDS encoding mannose-1-phosphate guanylyltransferase/mannose-6-phosphate isomerase, producing the protein MVAVILSGGAGTRLWPVSREQYPKPFMKLPDGQSLLQKAFLRAARVGARQVLTVTGQEYYFSTASEYEALGLPEVQTSFVIEPLRRNTAPAIAMAALWVVEHSPDQVMLVLSADHLILREEAFAQAVAQAQAIAEQGYLVTFGIQPTYPATNFGYLEQGLPLQDGAYRVARFVEKPDQQTAEAYLQTGRYLWNAGIFCFKATTYLQALEHLQPEMYRAVLDCWQGSEKGDVTYLDAALFKQVPSESVDYAVMEKAAQVAVVPADLGWSDLGSWDAAALMVPPDAAGNRVLGEAVLLDTTNTFVQTEDRVVAVIGASDLVIVDTRDALLVAQRDKVQDVKKVVEQLTHSKHDTVRRHRIIQRPWGSYLTLEETGGFKIRRVVVKPGRALSNHLHHHRSEHWTVLRGTAQVWLDGRVQILRPNESASALAGVAHQLINPGLLDLVLIEVQTGEYLGEDDVKRLESHV; encoded by the coding sequence ATGGTTGCAGTCATTCTTTCCGGGGGGGCCGGTACGCGCTTGTGGCCGGTCTCGAGGGAACAATACCCCAAACCTTTCATGAAGCTACCCGATGGGCAAAGCCTTCTACAAAAGGCTTTTTTGCGGGCCGCGCGGGTAGGAGCCCGGCAGGTGCTCACAGTTACAGGCCAGGAATATTACTTCAGCACCGCCAGCGAGTACGAGGCCCTGGGGCTGCCCGAAGTGCAGACCTCGTTTGTGATTGAACCGCTGCGCCGCAACACCGCTCCCGCCATCGCCATGGCCGCTTTGTGGGTTGTCGAGCACAGCCCCGATCAGGTCATGCTGGTTCTTTCTGCCGACCATCTCATTTTGCGGGAGGAAGCCTTTGCCCAGGCCGTAGCCCAGGCCCAGGCCATCGCCGAGCAGGGCTATCTGGTGACGTTTGGCATCCAACCCACCTACCCGGCCACCAATTTTGGTTACCTCGAGCAAGGTCTACCCTTACAGGACGGGGCGTACAGGGTCGCGCGCTTCGTGGAAAAGCCCGACCAGCAAACCGCCGAGGCTTATCTGCAAACCGGGCGCTACCTCTGGAACGCAGGCATTTTCTGCTTCAAGGCGACCACCTATCTGCAAGCCCTGGAGCACCTCCAGCCCGAGATGTACAGGGCAGTGCTGGACTGCTGGCAGGGCAGCGAGAAGGGGGATGTGACCTACCTGGATGCAGCCCTCTTCAAGCAGGTTCCCAGTGAGTCGGTGGACTATGCGGTCATGGAAAAAGCCGCGCAGGTAGCGGTCGTGCCCGCTGATCTGGGCTGGAGCGATCTGGGTTCGTGGGACGCCGCCGCTCTGATGGTGCCGCCAGATGCGGCAGGCAACCGGGTACTGGGGGAAGCGGTGTTGCTGGACACCACAAATACCTTCGTACAGACCGAGGATCGCGTTGTAGCGGTGATAGGGGCCAGCGATCTGGTCATTGTGGACACCCGCGATGCTTTGCTGGTGGCCCAGCGCGACAAAGTGCAGGACGTAAAGAAAGTGGTGGAGCAACTCACCCACTCCAAGCACGACACCGTGCGCCGCCACCGCATCATCCAGCGCCCCTGGGGGAGCTACCTGACCCTGGAAGAAACAGGTGGGTTCAAAATACGCCGGGTAGTGGTCAAGCCGGGCCGGGCTCTCTCCAACCACCTGCACCACCACCGCAGCGAACACTGGACGGTGTTGCGAGGCACGGCCCAGGTCTGGCTGGATGGCCGGGTGCAGATCCTGAGACCCAACGAATCGGCCAGCGCCCTGGCCGGCGTAGCCCACCAGCTCATCAACCCTGGACTGCTGGATCTGGTCTTGATCGAGGTACAAACCGGCGAATATCTTGGTGAAGACGATGTCAAGCGACTGGAAAGCCATGTGTGA
- a CDS encoding NUDIX hydrolase has translation MRRDLLVAAAILMDKQGRVLLVANDWSRRGKVRYTLPGGVVEAGETILAAIAREVQEETGLRVKGIQHLAYVIQVEDSRKSERTIAMAFRADYEGLLNPKDPDGHIVEARFFTAEEVAVKLDEHRPLLEPLMDYLRGERGRFYAYSSWGSEGTRV, from the coding sequence TTGCGACGTGACCTATTGGTAGCGGCGGCTATCCTGATGGACAAGCAAGGGAGGGTTTTGCTGGTCGCCAACGACTGGAGCCGCCGGGGCAAGGTGCGCTATACCCTGCCAGGCGGCGTGGTCGAGGCTGGGGAGACCATCCTGGCGGCCATCGCGCGGGAGGTGCAGGAAGAAACGGGCCTCCGGGTCAAGGGCATTCAACACCTGGCTTATGTCATTCAGGTGGAAGATTCGCGTAAAAGCGAGCGCACCATCGCCATGGCCTTCCGTGCCGATTACGAGGGCCTGCTCAACCCCAAAGACCCCGATGGGCACATCGTGGAGGCCCGCTTCTTTACTGCCGAAGAGGTGGCCGTCAAACTCGATGAGCACCGCCCCCTGCTGGAGCCCCTGATGGACTACCTGCGGGGTGAGCGGGGCCGCTTCTATGCGTACTCGAGCTGGGGGAGCGAAGGTACCAGGGTTTGA
- the prfA gene encoding peptide chain release factor 1 gives MLEKLASLEAEYQTLERQLADPAVLTNPSEYQRISKRYAEMGHLVETIRAYKEALAHLEEARELQFDPELGEMAQADIEALEPRVRELEAELELLLLPRDPIDEKNVIVEIRAGTGGEEAALFAAELRDMIMEYARRGGYRVELLDTSLTDLGGVSKVSFEVTGPGAYGYLKYEAGVHRVQRVPATETQGRIHTSTATVAVMPEAEEVDVQLDPADLEITVSRASGPGGQGVNTTDSAVQVLHKPTGMIVSCMESRSQIKNKEKALSILRSRLLEIKRAEEAARRREDRLAQIGAGERSEKIRTYNFPQSRVTDHRIGFTTHDLEGVLSGDLSKLHEALRKADQERQLEALSGAPKSA, from the coding sequence ATGCTAGAGAAACTTGCATCCCTAGAAGCCGAGTACCAGACGCTCGAGCGGCAACTGGCCGACCCGGCGGTGCTCACCAACCCATCGGAGTATCAGCGCATCAGCAAGCGTTATGCCGAGATGGGGCATCTCGTTGAAACCATTCGCGCCTACAAAGAAGCCTTGGCCCACCTCGAGGAAGCCCGCGAGTTACAGTTCGACCCCGAGCTGGGCGAGATGGCCCAGGCCGACATCGAGGCCCTGGAACCTCGGGTGCGGGAACTCGAGGCCGAGCTCGAGCTCCTGCTCCTGCCCCGCGACCCCATAGACGAAAAGAACGTGATTGTGGAGATTCGCGCCGGTACCGGGGGGGAGGAGGCCGCCCTCTTTGCAGCCGAGCTGCGCGACATGATCATGGAGTACGCCCGGCGGGGCGGCTACCGGGTCGAGCTCCTGGACACCTCCCTCACCGACCTGGGGGGGGTTTCCAAGGTCTCTTTTGAGGTGACGGGGCCGGGGGCCTATGGCTACTTGAAGTACGAGGCGGGGGTACACCGGGTTCAGCGGGTGCCCGCCACCGAGACCCAGGGCCGCATCCACACCTCCACCGCGACCGTGGCGGTGATGCCCGAGGCCGAGGAAGTGGACGTACAGCTCGACCCCGCCGATCTGGAAATAACCGTCTCGAGGGCCTCGGGGCCGGGGGGCCAGGGGGTCAATACCACCGACTCGGCGGTGCAGGTTCTGCACAAGCCCACCGGCATGATCGTCTCCTGTATGGAGTCGCGCAGCCAGATCAAAAATAAGGAAAAGGCGCTCTCTATCCTGCGCTCGAGGCTCCTGGAGATCAAACGGGCCGAGGAGGCCGCCCGCCGCCGCGAGGATCGCCTGGCCCAGATTGGCGCGGGCGAGCGCTCGGAGAAAATCCGCACCTACAACTTCCCCCAGTCGCGCGTAACCGACCACCGCATCGGCTTCACCACCCACGACCTGGAAGGGGTGCTCTCGGGCGATCTGTCCAAGCTGCACGAAGCCCTGCGCAAAGCCGATCAAGAACGCCAGCTCGAGGCCCTCTCCGGCGCCCCCAAGTCCGCCTAG
- a CDS encoding lysophospholipid acyltransferase family protein: MAHPYAIRPQTPWQRFGVWALRMLGWTAVMAPPPGKKFVLVGYPHTSNWDFLYALLWGMASGTRFRWVGKKELFPPVLGVVMRWLGGIPVDRSRAGGDFVKQVARIFEQHDNLWVVVAAEGTRSRAPYWKSGFYYMALEAKVPIALAYIDYSRKEVGIGGYLTPSGNIEADFEQIKTFYQDKVGRDPSKQSPIRLKPKDGADS; the protein is encoded by the coding sequence ATGGCACATCCGTATGCGATCCGCCCCCAGACGCCCTGGCAGCGTTTTGGGGTTTGGGCCTTGCGAATGCTGGGCTGGACGGCGGTGATGGCTCCGCCTCCCGGAAAGAAGTTCGTGTTGGTGGGTTATCCCCACACCTCCAACTGGGACTTTTTGTATGCGCTCTTGTGGGGCATGGCTTCGGGCACGCGCTTTCGGTGGGTGGGCAAGAAAGAGCTTTTCCCCCCAGTGCTGGGGGTGGTGATGCGGTGGCTGGGTGGCATTCCGGTAGACCGCTCCAGGGCAGGCGGCGATTTTGTCAAGCAGGTAGCCCGCATCTTCGAGCAGCACGATAACCTCTGGGTGGTGGTGGCTGCCGAGGGCACCCGCAGCCGCGCCCCTTACTGGAAGAGCGGTTTCTACTACATGGCCCTGGAGGCTAAAGTGCCCATCGCGCTGGCCTACATTGACTACAGCCGCAAGGAGGTGGGTATTGGGGGATACCTCACCCCCAGCGGGAACATTGAGGCCGACTTCGAGCAAATAAAAACCTTTTACCAGGACAAAGTGGGCCGCGACCCCAGCAAGCAAAGCCCTATCCGGTTGAAGCCAAAAGATGGGGCCGATAGCTGA
- a CDS encoding DinB family protein — MNDDLRVFYGWVRRSREILFDYCASLPPEIYTQEHPDFAFGSIRNLHAHVADCYLWWVGTVGLGKPQAPIQGAETPDVAAMRAVFAQADAVVEEALQTFNQLDQVYEWTHPVRGWKARVSQRWLLLHPITHEFHHKGQITALGRVLGYPAVLSPGVDTDLVNPEF, encoded by the coding sequence ATGAACGATGACCTGCGGGTTTTTTATGGTTGGGTGCGGCGTTCCCGCGAAATCCTCTTTGACTACTGCGCCTCGCTGCCACCGGAAATCTATACCCAGGAGCACCCCGATTTTGCCTTTGGGAGCATTCGCAACCTGCATGCCCATGTGGCCGACTGCTACCTGTGGTGGGTGGGCACGGTGGGTTTGGGCAAGCCTCAGGCCCCAATCCAGGGGGCGGAGACGCCCGATGTGGCGGCCATGCGGGCGGTATTTGCTCAGGCCGATGCAGTGGTGGAAGAGGCCCTGCAAACTTTTAACCAGCTCGACCAGGTATACGAGTGGACGCATCCGGTTCGGGGCTGGAAGGCCAGGGTGAGCCAGCGCTGGCTGCTGCTGCACCCCATTACCCATGAATTCCATCACAAAGGCCAGATTACGGCCCTGGGGCGGGTGCTGGGGTATCCGGCAGTGCTTTCGCCAGGGGTGGATACTGATCTGGTCAATCCCGAGTTTTGA
- a CDS encoding ion transporter, with product MSRSVPNTLSRLVESAPFNRFVTAIILFAAVLVGLETYPALMERYGPALHLLNNLVLALFALEVLLRMAALWPRPLRYFQSGWNVFDFAIVAFSLLPGLGTYAVAARLLRLLRVLRLIRTLPDLQIILGALLKSIPSIGWVLVLMLLLLYIYAVAGVFLFGQGDPFHFGNLHTALLTLFSILTLEGWVDILRIQYFGCDRFELPDPALCTQPTAQPLLAVVYMVSFVLLGTLVFLNLLVGIVVNSMDEMRKSLQETRLPPPGSLEQLQEVQARLREAQGMLEALVKTRD from the coding sequence GTGAGCCGTTCTGTACCCAATACCCTCTCCCGCCTGGTGGAATCGGCACCGTTCAATCGCTTCGTGACCGCCATCATCCTGTTCGCGGCGGTGCTGGTGGGCCTCGAGACCTATCCCGCCCTGATGGAGCGCTACGGCCCTGCCCTCCACCTGCTCAACAACCTGGTGCTGGCCCTGTTTGCCCTCGAGGTACTGCTCCGCATGGCGGCCCTCTGGCCCCGGCCCCTGCGTTATTTTCAGAGTGGCTGGAATGTATTCGATTTCGCCATTGTGGCCTTTAGCCTGCTGCCAGGGCTGGGAACGTATGCAGTGGCGGCCCGCCTGCTACGGCTCTTGCGCGTGCTGCGGCTGATCCGTACCCTGCCCGACCTGCAGATTATTTTGGGAGCCCTGCTCAAAAGCATCCCCTCCATTGGCTGGGTGCTGGTCTTGATGCTGCTCCTGCTCTACATCTACGCGGTGGCCGGGGTGTTTTTGTTCGGCCAGGGCGACCCCTTCCACTTCGGCAACCTGCACACCGCCCTGCTCACCCTCTTCAGCATCCTGACCCTGGAAGGCTGGGTGGATATACTCCGCATCCAGTATTTCGGCTGCGATCGCTTCGAGCTGCCCGACCCTGCCCTGTGTACCCAGCCAACAGCCCAGCCCCTGCTGGCGGTGGTTTACATGGTCTCCTTTGTACTGCTGGGTACGCTGGTGTTTTTGAATCTGCTGGTGGGCATTGTGGTCAACAGCATGGACGAGATGCGAAAAAGCCTGCAAGAAACCCGGCTTCCCCCACCCGGAAGCCTGGAGCAGTTACAAGAGGTACAGGCCAGGCTGCGCGAGGCCCAGGGAATGCTCGAGGCGCTGGTCAAAACTCGGGATTGA
- a CDS encoding SDR family NAD(P)-dependent oxidoreductase has product MKPKVCLVVGMGRGIGLSVARRFGREGYRLSLIARSEARLEDYASALELDGCTVKTFPADITRTPQLISAVRETEKQLGPIEVLIYNAYASAGSRASELSLEALEDTLKVNLYGALVAAQLVIPGMLSRRKGTLLFTGGGLALNPAPDLAALSIGKASLRALVGALSKELYHEGIHAATVTIVGQVKRNTSFDPDLIAEKFWELHTQPPGRWKTEVVYQGQG; this is encoded by the coding sequence ATGAAACCCAAGGTCTGTCTGGTGGTGGGCATGGGGCGGGGCATCGGGCTGAGCGTGGCCCGGCGCTTTGGTCGGGAGGGGTATCGCCTGAGCCTGATTGCCCGCAGTGAAGCCCGTCTGGAAGACTACGCCAGCGCCCTCGAGCTCGATGGCTGCACGGTCAAAACCTTTCCTGCCGACATCACCCGCACCCCCCAACTGATTTCGGCGGTGAGAGAAACCGAAAAGCAGCTCGGGCCCATCGAGGTCTTGATTTACAACGCCTATGCCTCGGCGGGCAGCCGCGCCTCGGAACTCAGCCTGGAGGCCCTCGAGGACACCCTCAAGGTCAACCTGTACGGGGCGCTGGTGGCGGCCCAACTGGTGATCCCGGGCATGCTCTCGCGCCGCAAAGGCACCCTCCTCTTTACCGGGGGCGGCCTGGCCCTGAACCCCGCGCCCGACCTGGCTGCGCTCTCCATTGGCAAAGCCTCGCTACGCGCCCTGGTGGGCGCACTCAGCAAGGAGCTCTACCACGAAGGCATCCATGCGGCCACGGTGACCATTGTGGGCCAGGTGAAGCGCAACACCTCCTTCGACCCCGACCTGATTGCCGAAAAATTCTGGGAGCTGCACACCCAGCCGCCCGGCAGGTGGAAGACCGAGGTGGTCTACCAGGGACAGGGATGA
- the der gene encoding ribosome biogenesis GTPase Der → MYRVVIVGRPNVGKSSLFNKLLGLRAAPEKYAKAGSQFAVVADVPGVTRDLKEGVVESEQGRFKLVDTGGLWSGDVWEKKIKQKVERAIQDADLVLFAVDGRSDIVTADLEVADFLRRQGKPVLLVATKIDDPKHQAYLGDFYALGFGEAVPTSAAHSRGFDELLERIWAMLPVRQGESEPEVVPIRLAIVGRPNAGKSSLLNAILGEERVIVSEIPGTTRDTIDVEFNYGGSRFLLVDTAGIRKRPETGVEEQAIGRAHQAILDADVVLLVVDPRELGDHELKLANEALDAGKPVIVTITKWDLIESKEEAKRVRADLALKLSHIQHLPILYVSSVTKQNLHKLLSEAARLYELARVRFETAELNRWLSVWSTQTMLPNFKGKPLKLFFLTQPEVAPPTFVFFCNHPEFVTRAFEGFLRNRIGEDLGLREIPFRMVFRGRRDSKGRGDAS, encoded by the coding sequence ATGTACCGAGTGGTGATTGTGGGTCGCCCCAATGTGGGCAAGTCGAGCCTGTTCAACAAACTATTGGGGTTGCGGGCCGCACCCGAGAAGTACGCCAAGGCCGGGAGCCAGTTTGCAGTGGTGGCCGATGTGCCGGGGGTTACCCGCGACCTCAAAGAGGGTGTGGTGGAGAGCGAGCAAGGCCGCTTCAAGCTGGTGGATACCGGGGGCTTGTGGTCGGGGGACGTGTGGGAAAAGAAAATCAAGCAAAAGGTGGAACGGGCCATTCAGGACGCCGACCTGGTGCTGTTTGCGGTGGATGGACGCAGCGACATTGTGACCGCCGACCTCGAGGTTGCCGACTTCTTGCGCCGCCAGGGCAAGCCGGTGCTGCTGGTAGCCACCAAGATAGACGACCCCAAGCACCAGGCCTACCTGGGCGACTTTTACGCCCTGGGCTTTGGCGAAGCGGTTCCTACCAGTGCGGCCCACAGCCGGGGTTTTGACGAGCTCCTGGAGCGCATCTGGGCCATGCTGCCGGTGCGCCAGGGCGAGAGTGAGCCCGAGGTGGTGCCCATCCGCCTGGCCATCGTGGGCCGCCCCAACGCGGGCAAGTCCAGCCTGCTCAATGCCATTCTGGGCGAGGAGCGGGTGATTGTCTCGGAAATCCCCGGCACCACCCGCGACACCATTGACGTGGAGTTCAACTACGGGGGCAGCCGGTTCTTGCTGGTAGACACCGCCGGTATCCGCAAGCGCCCCGAGACCGGGGTCGAAGAACAGGCCATTGGACGCGCCCACCAGGCCATCCTGGATGCCGACGTGGTTTTGCTGGTTGTAGACCCCAGGGAACTTGGCGACCACGAGCTCAAGCTGGCCAACGAGGCCCTGGACGCCGGTAAACCGGTAATCGTGACCATTACCAAGTGGGACTTGATTGAAAGTAAAGAAGAAGCCAAGCGGGTGCGGGCCGACCTGGCCCTCAAACTGTCGCACATCCAGCACCTGCCCATTCTCTACGTTTCGTCCGTCACCAAGCAGAACCTGCACAAGCTGCTCTCGGAAGCGGCCCGGCTTTACGAGCTGGCTCGAGTGCGCTTCGAGACCGCCGAGCTCAACCGCTGGCTCTCGGTCTGGAGCACCCAGACCATGCTCCCCAACTTCAAGGGCAAGCCCCTCAAGCTCTTTTTCCTGACCCAGCCCGAGGTGGCCCCCCCGACCTTTGTCTTTTTTTGCAACCACCCCGAGTTCGTGACGCGGGCTTTCGAGGGCTTCTTGCGCAACCGCATCGGCGAAGACCTGGGCCTGCGCGAAATTCCCTTCCGGATGGTTTTTAGGGGCCGCAGGGATTCGAAGGGTAGGGGAGACGCTTCGTAA
- a CDS encoding protease complex subunit PrcB family protein, giving the protein MKPWVGLTMLFLASCVPQPGQQPYQLSEIQVLFAENTERWTYFYGEPQAVRLGERSLALTRGPSASPLAVADALLVDGEALYREINPALPRVAQTTRTFPGLQFVVRTSRNVQSVWLFDGSWSRLGNVFASNAAQVVENRPGAPRLAPLSEAENEAVLREILGRRGGRPVVVYEIEPPLVPNRYEPAPNQSRVAALAVQYGLETELTLMPPTPNPTPRILQQGGQSAYTAQNPAAYLVSNTSQMVTLWRLATGNQIPQPATPAVDFNLSRVVAFFWGQKPTGGYSVQYVSSQLSDNTLRVTLRLNSPAPGAILTQALTSPFVLLEVPGRFTRVEFVDPSGRVLASAGN; this is encoded by the coding sequence ATGAAACCATGGGTGGGCCTAACGATGTTATTCCTGGCCAGTTGTGTACCACAACCGGGGCAGCAACCCTATCAACTGAGTGAGATACAGGTGCTCTTCGCCGAGAACACCGAGCGCTGGACGTATTTTTACGGTGAACCCCAGGCCGTGCGGCTGGGTGAGCGCAGCCTGGCCCTGACCCGTGGCCCGTCGGCCAGTCCTCTGGCCGTGGCCGATGCCCTGCTGGTGGATGGCGAGGCCCTCTACCGGGAGATTAACCCTGCCCTGCCCCGCGTAGCCCAGACCACCCGTACCTTCCCCGGTTTGCAGTTCGTGGTGCGTACCAGCCGCAACGTGCAGAGCGTCTGGCTGTTTGATGGAAGCTGGTCGCGGCTGGGCAATGTCTTTGCCAGCAATGCCGCACAGGTGGTCGAAAACCGGCCTGGCGCACCCCGACTGGCTCCCCTCTCGGAAGCCGAAAACGAGGCGGTGCTGCGGGAAATCCTGGGCCGCCGGGGGGGGCGTCCGGTGGTGGTGTATGAAATTGAGCCGCCTTTGGTGCCCAACCGCTATGAGCCCGCCCCCAACCAGAGCCGGGTAGCGGCTCTGGCCGTGCAGTATGGCCTCGAGACGGAGCTAACCCTTATGCCCCCTACCCCCAACCCCACCCCGCGCATCCTGCAACAAGGCGGCCAGTCCGCCTACACCGCCCAGAACCCGGCGGCCTACCTGGTCAGCAACACCAGTCAGATGGTAACGCTCTGGCGCCTGGCTACGGGTAACCAGATTCCCCAGCCGGCCACGCCGGCAGTGGACTTCAATCTGAGCCGGGTGGTGGCCTTCTTCTGGGGCCAAAAACCCACCGGTGGCTACAGCGTGCAGTATGTAAGCAGCCAGCTTTCGGACAATACCCTGCGGGTCACTTTGCGCCTGAACAGCCCAGCGCCGGGGGCCATTCTGACCCAGGCCCTCACCAGTCCCTTTGTGCTGCTGGAAGTGCCGGGGCGCTTTACGCGGGTGGAGTTTGTGGATCCAAGCGGGCGGGTGCTGGCGAGCGCAGGCAATTGA
- a CDS encoding ABC transporter permease, protein MTKPIQTAPTAPARREVPRWRRRLFRSPLAIAGFIFIGVFVLVAAFAPFISPYSPVEQNLRGTYVPPMRVEFRGPEGQSGLWVREVTRTPLGQIELGQELYPIKFFVRGEPWVWWGGLLKSDLHLFGVDGPIKFYLLGSDEQGRDILSRLAHGAWISLSIGLIAVAIGLSVGVPVGLVSGYFGGTFDLIAQRIVEVMLSFPGILLAIVLVATLGTGLTNVMIAVGIAAIPVYARLVRGSVLALRDREYVEASRALGNRNRQIMLRHILPNALSPIIVQSSLQMAVAILFAAGLGFLGLGARPPEPEWGLMLARGREYLATAPHVATFPGLAIMFVALGFNLLGDALRDALDPRAVR, encoded by the coding sequence GTGACCAAGCCCATCCAAACTGCTCCAACTGCACCTGCCAGAAGGGAGGTTCCCCGCTGGCGGCGGCGCCTGTTCCGCAGTCCGCTGGCCATTGCCGGGTTCATCTTCATTGGCGTTTTTGTCCTGGTGGCGGCGTTTGCTCCGTTCATCTCGCCCTATAGCCCGGTGGAACAAAACCTGCGCGGCACCTATGTACCCCCCATGCGGGTGGAGTTCCGGGGCCCGGAAGGCCAGTCGGGCCTGTGGGTGCGCGAGGTCACCCGCACGCCGCTGGGCCAGATTGAGCTAGGTCAGGAGTTGTATCCGATTAAGTTCTTTGTGCGGGGCGAGCCCTGGGTCTGGTGGGGGGGTCTCCTGAAGAGCGACCTGCACCTGTTCGGGGTGGACGGCCCCATCAAGTTTTACCTGCTGGGCTCGGACGAGCAGGGCCGTGATATCCTGAGCCGCCTGGCCCACGGGGCCTGGATCTCCCTCTCGATTGGCCTGATCGCGGTGGCCATTGGCCTCTCGGTGGGTGTACCGGTGGGGCTGGTCTCGGGCTACTTCGGGGGCACCTTCGACCTGATCGCACAGCGCATTGTGGAGGTCATGCTCTCGTTTCCGGGCATCCTGCTGGCCATCGTGCTGGTGGCCACCCTGGGCACTGGCCTGACCAACGTGATGATTGCAGTGGGAATTGCCGCCATTCCGGTCTATGCCCGACTGGTGCGGGGTTCGGTGCTGGCCCTGCGGGATCGGGAATATGTGGAGGCCAGCCGGGCCCTGGGCAACCGTAACCGGCAGATCATGCTGCGGCACATCCTGCCTAACGCCCTATCCCCCATCATCGTGCAGTCCAGCCTGCAGATGGCGGTGGCCATCCTGTTTGCCGCCGGGCTGGGCTTTCTGGGCCTGGGCGCCCGCCCCCCCGAGCCGGAGTGGGGCCTGATGCTGGCTCGAGGCCGCGAGTACCTGGCCACCGCCCCCCATGTGGCCACTTTTCCAGGGCTGGCCATCATGTTCGTGGCGCTGGGCTTCAACCTGCTGGGCGATGCTCTGCGCGATGCGCTCGACCCCCGGGCCGTGCGGTAA